From a region of the uncultured Draconibacterium sp. genome:
- the budA gene encoding acetolactate decarboxylase, protein MKKLIFPALLLILLGCSGTKTQELVQISTIDALLQGVYDGNTSLQTLSENGNFGIGTLNGLDGELILLDGNFYQVRDDGKIYQPELSACSPFASVTYFNPEKELQVEALSFIGLKTKINSLMPGSNLFFGIKLSGNFTSVKTRSVPKQQQPYPPLVEVTANQPEFEATNVSGTLVGFYCPPYVTGLNVPGYHLHFLSGEKDFGGHLLAFELESGTLHLDQINNFKLNLPEDEHFLNTTLDKDLSDDLKQVEGE, encoded by the coding sequence ATGAAAAAATTAATTTTCCCGGCTTTGCTGCTAATATTGCTGGGATGTAGCGGTACAAAAACACAAGAGCTTGTTCAGATTTCTACAATCGACGCTTTATTACAGGGAGTTTACGATGGAAATACAAGCCTGCAAACGCTTTCCGAAAACGGCAATTTTGGTATCGGTACACTTAACGGCCTCGATGGTGAGCTAATTCTACTTGACGGCAATTTCTACCAGGTTCGGGACGATGGGAAAATTTATCAACCCGAATTAAGTGCATGCAGCCCGTTTGCTTCTGTAACTTATTTCAATCCTGAAAAAGAATTACAAGTTGAAGCGCTTTCCTTTATCGGATTAAAAACAAAAATTAACAGCCTGATGCCCGGGAGTAATTTGTTTTTCGGGATAAAACTTAGCGGCAACTTTACGAGCGTTAAAACACGAAGCGTGCCAAAGCAGCAGCAACCTTATCCACCACTGGTTGAAGTTACGGCTAATCAGCCTGAGTTTGAAGCAACAAATGTTTCCGGAACCTTAGTGGGATTTTATTGTCCGCCTTATGTTACCGGACTAAATGTGCCGGGTTATCACCTTCATTTTTTGTCGGGTGAAAAAGATTTTGGCGGCCATTTGCTGGCTTTTGAATTGGAGAGTGGTACTCTTCATTTGGACCAAATCAATAATTTCAAACTAAATCTTCCTGAAGATGAACACTTCCTGAATACCACGCTCGACAAGGATTTAAGTGATGATTTAAAACAGGTTGAGGGGGAGTAG
- a CDS encoding VOC family protein: MRINIVSWVEIPVKQMARAINFYETVFSVGLEKNRSREFDMAWFPYSEGRYGSGAALVHHKEFYQPSSNGVVVYLASQADDVNVELERVVDAGGKILQHKNKISDEHGYLAVILDTEGNRVALHSRE; this comes from the coding sequence ATGCGAATCAACATCGTTAGCTGGGTTGAAATTCCGGTAAAACAAATGGCACGTGCCATTAACTTTTACGAAACAGTTTTTAGCGTAGGATTGGAAAAAAATCGTAGCAGGGAATTCGACATGGCCTGGTTCCCCTATTCCGAGGGTCGTTATGGATCGGGGGCGGCACTGGTTCACCACAAAGAGTTTTACCAACCTTCGTCGAACGGAGTGGTTGTTTACCTGGCTTCGCAGGCGGATGATGTAAACGTAGAACTGGAACGGGTGGTAGATGCAGGTGGAAAAATACTGCAGCACAAAAACAAGATCTCCGATGAACACGGATATCTGGCTGTTATTCTCGACACCGAAGGAAACAGGGTTGCACTGCACTCAAGGGAATAA